The following nucleotide sequence is from Aedes aegypti strain LVP_AGWG chromosome 3, AaegL5.0 Primary Assembly, whole genome shotgun sequence.
CATTTGGGGTTGTAGAACGAATCAATGATGTTTATTAGACTCACGGTTTGGAGAAGGCTTCATAAATATGATGAACATATGTAGTGTATTGCAGACAAGAAAAATGCATCTATTGGAACTTGCTTGGTAGCAGGTTGGTCGTAGGAATCGGTCATGTTACCGATTCACAAAGGAGGTGTTGATGAATATGAGTGACACGTTCTTGCTGATGCAGCTAGAACGTGTTTTGTATTAGGTTGATAGAAATGACAGGAAGGTCTGCTACAAAATTCCTGAAGCTACTacgggaggaattccttaaataaccctgaaggaattcccgaaggaactccttcataaatatttggagtaaggtttgaaggaatatctggaggaactcctggaggaatttccgaacaACCTCCAgacggaattcctgaaagaactcctggaaaaaatcctgaagaattcctggaaacttccggaggaattcccgaaggaattcttgaaggaattcttgaaggaactccctgATGGAACACGTGTAGGATGTCCTGAAGTAAATCATCGAAGATTTCCTGAAAGgtttcctggagtaaatcctgaaggaaccctggaaaaaatcttgaatggatgaattcctggaggaattgttgaaggaaaccctggatgatttcctgaaaaatcttctggaggaattcctgaaggaacttctggaagtatatttggaggaattcctggatgaaaaaTGTTTCTAACGATAGCATCAACACCTGCTTGacataaggtgaagatgaatcgaagccaaacctcaaattttcaaaggcacggatctggagaagcaaacacccgtttgagatgaaaacctaatcgattggtctccaccagctagtgaccaatcgataaagtaaaGATAGGATCGATTAACAGTAGTCTACTGGTAACATTATTTGTTAATAACCTAAGGGAATATAATTGGCTAGTTTAACAATGAGGGTTGCACATCTGATGGAAAAAGTAACACCAAAGACCTTATTTCcgattttttgaacatttgtaTTGATTCATTGGACTTCTCAACATAACTATATTTATGTGTATTAATTATTTCTAGACGATATTACAGATATGTTATCATATGAATGTTATAGCTAAGCTGAAAGTGTCCAAGATCTTTTGATTAACATTATATAAACTGGCAAGTTTGGCGAACAGAATTCTCAACCAAGGTTTGTCGACATGCTGTGAAAATGCATTACTTTCAGAATGCTTTTGAGATACTATGCATTTATTTCCTCCGAGTTGCATAAACACATACGCTCGAAGCACTCATACACTTAAATGTGCTAATGACTATTgaatcaaaaagtttatttatatTTGTCTGTATGTGCATGTTTCGATAATATAACAATCAACTAACACTTTCGCCTCTCCAATTGAACCATGTGACTGGTCGATAACCTTAAGGTGATACCAAACTTGTAACGCAAGTCTTCATGTTTCAGATTTGTGTGCAACTTGAAGCGCCGTAACAAGTACACAAGCATCACTTTGATGCTAATCATTGCGTATCGGCCACCTAAAATGAATAATGTAAATGTTCGCAtaactaattaaaaaaaaattactcaaagaaGATGATCTTACCGATGCAATTCCTCGAACCCGAACTGAATGGCATGTAGGCATTTGGATTTCTGGCCTGAACCCGCTCCGGTAGGAAATTGTCTGGATCGAACTTATCCGCATCCGGTCCCCAAATATCCTTCCGTCGATGCATGGCCCAAAACgtgaaaatgaacaaatttcccGCCGGAACGCGTGTGCCATCAATTTCGATGTCCTTGATACACTGCCGAGCAATGTTGGCTGCCACCGGGCAGTGCCGCAGCACTTCCTTCAGGAACATCTCCGTGTACTCCAGCTGCTTCAGCGAATCTCCAGTCATTTCCACATCCTCGTTGGGGAAGTGCTCCATCACTTCGGCGTAGACTTTCTCCTGTATGTGCGGGTACATACCGAGGAAAAGGCACGCGTAAGCCGTCGCCAGTCCGGATGTGTCGTTGCCCTGAGAGTTGGATTGGAGAATGCTTGAGTTGAATGAAGAATTGTTAGGCTTGCATACTTACAGCAACCATTATGACGAATACGTTGTGAAAGATTTCTTCGTCGGTGAACGGTCGGCTACTCTCGGACGTTGAGAGAAGCTGATCGATAAAAATCTGTGGCTTTTTAAAATCGTCCGCTTCCGGGTCAGAATCCGGAGTTGATTCGGGAGTAGCTCCATAGCGGCGTGCTTCTTTTTTCTCTTGTAGAATCTGtaaaacaagaaacaagaacaGACTGGAATTTTCCAATTACAGAGGGATTGGTCTGCTGAATTCAgcgtacaaaatactgtcaAGCACTTGTTTTACAGACTGAAACCGTTAGAGAAGTCCTGCGtcagcgaataccaagctggctTTCCTAAGGGCCGCTGGACATAGGACCAGATTTTTACCTTATGAAAGATTTAAGATGAATTTCAGATGTATAACTTGCAGTTAAGCACTAtgtgtttattgatttcaagaccGCATACGATTGAGTGAAACGAAATGAGCTGTGGTAGATAacgtctgaacatggttttacGACAAAGTTTATCAGGCTGATATGTGCAACGCTGGATGATTCCAAATCAAGCGTTCGGATTGCAGACGAGTTGTCCACTTCGTTTGCGACGTTAGGCGGATTGAGGCAAGAAAACGATCGtaataattaatttttcaatactgCACATCCATTGTGCTATTAAGGGTTCTGGCTTGTAGAGAAACGGCACTATCATCTAACGATCGCTTATGCTTATTATCTTCTGCTTTGCGGATAATATTGACcatattggaatcgatcgctgGTCAATGGAGggggccttcgtgcctctgaagagcgATACTGCGGGGATAGGCTTGCTGACCATTAATTTTATCAAAAccaagtacatggttgcaggttgAGAAAGAGGTAGGTCTAGTGGTGTTGGTGCTGAGGTTGTGTTTGATGGAGATGTGTTCGAAATTGTCGATaagtttgtttaccttggaaacGAAGTGAGAAGACTAGTTGCAGCATCG
It contains:
- the LOC5575186 gene encoding cytochrome P450 4c21; protein product: MFLFLLLVCAILAFFAIRDHLRKTQAFAENLPIVVPEKSFLGINYDLLGLNDEERFELVNRIFLQQDRLFRMSIGPMLILGVSHPDLVQKLLSHPDCLEKPFFYDFVKYDQGIFSAKFKLWKSQRKALNPTFNLRILHSFVPIFEKCSKKLVSELEKCKDGDTVNMFKYTSRCALEMVCGTTLGSDVLQRDGKEVFLTSLEELFLLVSRRMLSMHLYSDLIYMMTPHYWKELIHRKRCKAFTKKILQEKKEARRYGATPESTPDSDPEADDFKKPQIFIDQLLSTSESSRPFTDEEIFHNVFVIMVAGNDTSGLATAYACLFLGMYPHIQEKVYAEVMEHFPNEDVEMTGDSLKQLEYTEMFLKEVLRHCPVAANIARQCIKDIEIDGTRVPAGNLFIFTFWAMHRRKDIWGPDADKFDPDNFLPERVQARNPNAYMPFSSGSRNCIGGRYAMISIKVMLVYLLRRFKLHTNLKHEDLRYKFGITLRLSTSHMVQLERRKC